From Malus sylvestris chromosome 1, drMalSylv7.2, whole genome shotgun sequence:
TTTTCTTGTTATGGTTTGCAGGTATAAGTGGGTTTTATTGCTGGTAACCGGAATTGCATATGCCTCATGACATGGAAGAGCATCTATCAAGTTGCAAATGTCTTTTGTTGCTTATTCGGAGAATTAAAATCTTCATGAACGTGATGGTTCATCAAGCCGCTAGTATCTCAAGATCCTTTCAATGATCTATGTTGTGTTGAAGGGATATCTGTATGCTCCGATTGATTGCGGAAAGTCCTGTGAGACCTTAATCGGATGTGTAGTCATAGGtagacctggcattttggacccgacccgttaatattagtatttgggtgAATGTTTAGCGGGTGAATCCGTTAATAACCCGTTAAATAACTGGTTACTTTGGatcaacccgttagacccgttagcACCTGTTAGTTGAGaatgttttagtaatttcaatcaagtcttaacaacaaaaaataaactttatgaaaaaaaaagatttaattgttaacgggtgaaacgggtgaccTGTTAGCTTAACTGGTATggttcggatgacccgttagcGTAACGAGTTGGGTTCAGATGATCCGTTAACTTAACAAGTCGGATTGAACCCGATctaaacccaataaacccgacctaTTTACAGGTCTAGTCATAGGTGGGAGGTGGCGACGCACAACAACCAATCATGTCCCGTtgcttgaaagaaaaaaaactcaaaaaaatggGTGATCGAAGGTTAGCGTCTGGTTAAGTTCTAGTAGGGGCTTTGCTTAACCGGACACATCAGTTGGTAACCAAAATTTGGCGTGATAAGTTAGTGTATTTAGAATTATCTCTCTCTTAACATGATTGCAACATATAAACATGTAACTTTGGCCGGTCGTCGTTGTAAGCATGCTAAATTTCTTGCACCCGAGTTTGAATTTCCTTAATACAGCACACGTGATTTAGTCATTGGGCTTATGTGTGCCAAGATATGAATGTGGGCGAATTGTACCAAATACGGCGGGCCCAATTGTAACAAGAAACCCTTTGCCCTCGCGAATCATCATCAATCATATATCATCCATCTCCGTCTCGCTTTCTCTATACCCACTGCTGCTCCTGCCGAACGACCAAGACTGTTCCCCTTTATCCGTTTCAGAATTCCAGAGCTCCGCCGAGGAACACAAAAGATGTCACCGGCTCCACTTGTTCAGCAGGACGCCGCCGCCGCCGACGAGGTCTCCTCCGTCGAGCAGCTTCTCAAGAGCTCTAATCCGGTAAAGCTCTTCCCTTTTCCCTTTTTTGTGGGGATTATataatttgttttcattttccgtttttgtttatttactaAGTTTTGAATGTTGGACTGGTGTTATTGGCAGAACAAGGAGGAAGACGAAGTGGTGGTCGAGGACGTGAAGGACGACAATGACGAGGACGAGGACGATGAGGACGATGACGAGGACGACGATGATAAGGAAGACGGCGCTCAAGGTTGCTCTTTTTTCCTTCTTGTCTTTTCAATTTTACGGCATATTCGTCATTTGGTTTCTGCTGTTTATTTGTTCTCTGTGCTTCCTGAATGTTCCCTGTTGCCTGgagttttggatttgttacGAATATTAGGAGCACGCAGAGGATGAAAAGTTCAGATTTTTATAAAGGCTATGGAAATATTGAGAGTTTAAAAGTTTTCTTGGCTGATTTTGATGTTAGTTTTTGAGATGTTTTCGACCCAAAACGTAGATGCAtgattttttgttcatttgtgCTAATgtttctaggattcatatagcccaCTTAGGCCCCGTTTGGATtgaggtgattaaaaaaaaagccactgtgaaaaaaagctgagggtcatttttgtgtttggtaaactgaaaaaaaagggcttattttggaagctgctgtgagaataagctgaaaatcaaaggaaaagctgaagctgctatttgctgctttgaaaaaaagccagttttttcaaagcacatggagctacagtgctcctttaatgaaaagacacactatcatcctgcttttttttccaaaagcactttcacaaaaaagtttaccaaacactctactggctttatttcacagccgcttattctcacagcacagccgcttattctcacagcagttttttttcaaagcacagcaataccaaaccagcccttagtgggataaggcttggttgttgccgttgttgttgtttttgacACGAAGTGTAGTTCAGTTTGTTCTGAACTATAAAGATTCAAACTGTTTTCGTTCGTTTATGCTACGGTTTCTTTGTGAGCctgattttttttgtgtttgattacaatgagtttgtgttatttatgtTGTCCTTAAAGTGATCTTGATTAGACGATGATGAACAGGTGGAAGTGGGGCTTCGAAGCAGAGTAGAAGTGAGAAGAAGAGTCGAAAGGCTATGTTGAAGCTTGGGATGAAGCCTGTTACCGGCGTTAGCAGGGTTACCATCAAAAGGACCAAAAACGTAAGTTGATGTTTGGTTTCCAGTTGGTGCAATTGGGATATTGTTGTATGATGCTCGatattcattgtttgtttgctATTTCTTGGTGTTTCAGATACTATTTTTCATCTCGAAACCTGATGTGTTCAAGAGTCCAAACTCTGACACCTATGTCCTATTTGGCGAGGCCAAGATCGAGGATTTGAGCTCCCAGCTTCAGACACAGGCTGCTCAGCAGTTCAGGATGCCAGACATGAGTTCTGTGACGGGGAAACCAGAGATTTCGGCAGCAGCTGCTGGAGCTCAggatgaagaggaggaagaggttGATGAAACCGGGGTGGAGCCTAGGGACATTGATTTGGTCATGACACAGGCTGGGGTATCGAGAAGCAAGGCCGTCAAGGCGCTCAAGACTCACAGCGGGGACATTGTCAGCGCTATCATGGAGCTCACCACATAATTGGCCAATGTCAACAGTTTTTGTCAAGCTCATTGTTTACTTGATGAGTGTTTTGAATCAGTGTCGTGTCGGTCATTGGTTTTTGTAGCTCAATCGGACGCCCGTCTATGTGTATCTGGATTGTGCTTCTCTATTCTTGTGGAGACTCAAAACATTGGCAGTGATGGCTTTCAGGTTTTCTGATGAACTTCACTCCTGAGTCatgagtttttaaagtttctaaTTCATCTTTTAATTAGAGACGAGATTTGACTACCTAGTACTAATGataccaacaggatcctctccggattcttTTGGTGGGGATCCTGGAGATTCGTAAATCGtatttgttcatcgtacatcgtacaatcagtttttgttaggtattatttgtatttaattttaaataaaaatatttaaaatgatttctaaccgcacaatgtacgatgaacgaatatgatTCACGGATTTTCAGGATCCTCATAAAAAGGATCCGGATTCCTAGTAATATTCTTATTTGTTTGTAAGTGGGAGGAGGTATTAGGTTTGACAACAAGCTTAAAACTTGTTGATCAAATCTCATATCTTATTAAACAGTGTCTGTAGGATAACATGGTTTATGTTGTCCTATAGTATTACTCTTAGGTGATATTCATTTTTACTTGTAAATGAAgagttttaagttttatgtcGTAATAAACTTTTACCAAAAACAAgaatcaataaacaaaaaacaagtaAACACACCATGGTGGTCCAATGGTTTGGACGAATTCCAGGACCATATATCAAATGGAATGTTCTAAGTTCAATCTTTGTTGCTGATGAATCATATGATGGTGTTCATGAGAGGATAAAATTCTCTGTGAGTCTTTCCAACCACCGACAATATAAACTGTTGTGATGAAGCCACTAGCTGATCCTATTTTACGAGAAGAATAAACCAAAACGAGTGGTGAACTGCAGAATAAAAAATGAGTGCATTTTCCATCGGAAAAATATTGCAAGAGATTTAATGATTGGGCTTGGTGGTGCCGCCAAAAACTAGCGGGCCCACTCAGAAACCGAAACCCTTTGCCCTCGCGAGTCATCGTCTCTCTATACGCCGCTGCGTCTGCGTTACGAATTTGCTAAGACATCATATTTTTATCCGTTTCAGAGCTTCTAGTCTCCGCCGACAAACCCGAAACATGTCACCGGCTCCACTGGTTCAGCCCGAGGCCGCCGCCGCCGAAGAGATTGTCTCCGCCGACCAGCTTCTCAAGAACTCTAATCAGGTAAAGCTCCTCCCTTTGTTTAAAGTACccattttttgtttggtttataTATGTTTCGATTTCCGAGCTGCTACTGTTGTCagaccaaggaagaagaggaagtcgTGGTCGAGGACGTCAAGGACGACGACAAGGACGAGGACGAGGACGATGAGGACGACGATGATGACGACGATGATGACAAGGAAGACGGCGGTCAAggtttgtccttttttttttgttgctgtTCTTATCCTTTCGATTGCTTGGAGTTTTGGATTTTTCATGGATGTCTTTGCGTTTTTTAAGGGCATGTTTGATTGGTAGGAGCATATAGAGGGTGAAAATATTAGACTTTTGCAAAAGCTATGGAAATAATGAGAGCATAACAGGTAGCTCGAGTGATTTTGATGTTAATTTTGAAGTGTTTTCGGTAGAACCCAAAAGCCGAATCGTAGTTCTGTTTGTTGTAAACtataaagattcaaactttttcATTCATTTATACAGTATTTTTTGCTGCTCAATCCCAATGAGTATGTATTATAACAGGTGGAAA
This genomic window contains:
- the LOC126594575 gene encoding nascent polypeptide-associated complex subunit alpha-like protein 2, giving the protein MSPAPLVQQDAAAADEVSSVEQLLKSSNPNKEEDEVVVEDVKDDNDEDEDDEDDDEDDDDKEDGAQGGSGASKQSRSEKKSRKAMLKLGMKPVTGVSRVTIKRTKNILFFISKPDVFKSPNSDTYVLFGEAKIEDLSSQLQTQAAQQFRMPDMSSVTGKPEISAAAAGAQDEEEEEVDETGVEPRDIDLVMTQAGVSRSKAVKALKTHSGDIVSAIMELTT